In the genome of candidate division KSB1 bacterium, the window CTGCAATTGACTTCCTTCTTCACCGGGCTCGAAGCAACCATGCAAAACATCAGCGCCAGCATCGGCTACAGGCTCAATCCGAAAAAAGGAACCAGAACGTTTCTCAAAGACGTGGAGTTCAGTTACGCGCTCAGCTTTCTGGCCCTGCCGCAAAATGTTGGAACTCACATGTTGGTCATCACAAAATATTTTTAGAGTTTTTCGATGAAGCATAGAATTGTCTTTAGTGCACTCATTATAAATCTGTTTTTGCTGAGCGGTTTCTCAATGGCTCAGGAAGAAAGGTTTATTTTAAAGAATCCGAAGATAAAAAAGAATCAAGTTGCATTAGATGTACGCGGTAGATTAATCCACTCATTGAGCTATGCGCGAAGAGTTGGCGATACTAAACTTAGCTTCGGCGGTGGACTTGGTTTCGGGTGGGAACTAAACAGACACACTTTCGAACGGAACATCTGGGAAGCTTCTCATATTGAGATATTCGCTCGCTTCCAACCTTTTCAGGGACTGCAGTTGGATTTCGGGCCAACTCTAATGAGCTATATATATATACTGATGATTGCTCCGAGTGTACAGGCACCTTTCTTGGGATTTACCTTGCGGCTGGTGTGGGGTATGGGCCTTTATTTGTAGGTCCGTGGGTTCGCATAGGTTCTGCTGATGACCTTAGACACGGATCTGAATTCGGGACGATCTGGGGCCTGCATGTCAGATTAGCTCTAAGTTGGGGTAAATAATAATATCGATGATTATTCTATCACTAAGCCTGTGTTGTCACAAGAGGTTTTAACGACATTTGCTTGAATATTTAATTCCCTGATTTTTCCCTGCCAGGCTTTTTGAAGCTGCTCACTTTCGGTCACGCTAAATCCAAGTATGGTAGGCCCGGAACCGCTGATGCAGACGCCCAGGGCTCCGTTTTCATAACCGGTCTTTTCAAGTTCATCGTAACCGGGAATGAGGTGCTTGCGAAATGGCTGGTGCAATTTGTCTTTCATTGCTATTGACAGTATTTCGTAGTTTCTGCTCATAAATGCTTCAGTCAGCAATGCGCTGCGTTGAAGGTTAAAAACAGCATCCCGGTGGCTTACCGTTTCAGGAAGAACTTCCCGAGCTGCTTTCGTCGAAATAGTGTCGTTTGGAATCATCAAAACGCAGTTTAAGCTTTCATCAACGGCTATCTTCCTGGTGAGGATTTTGCTATTGTCCAGACAGCTAATCGTCAGACCGCCGTAAAGGCAAGCAGCTACATTATCGGGATGACCTTCCATATCTGCGGCGATTGACAGTATTTCGTCGTTTTCTAAATTTTCCCCAGCCAATTCTGATGCACAAATCAAACCGGCTATGATAGCCGCTGCGCTGCTTCCCAACCCCCTTTGTAACGGTATTTCGTTGTTTGTTTTAATTTTCAGGCCAGGCAATTTATTTCCCATGGTCTGAAATAACTTTTCAACAGCCTTGAAAACCAAATTATTTTCATCATTGGCAATCTCAGAGCTTCCTTCACCTGAGTTGAAAATTTGCAAACCCATCGGAATAGTGTCTATTTCGACGGTGAGGTACAATTGCAGGGCTAAGCCAAATGTGTCAAATCCGGAACCCAGATTTGAAGTTGAGGCGGGTACTTTGACTTTAACCATTTTTGGAAAGGCCTCTGCTTCCCGGCTTAACCGCCTGTGAGCCTTGTTTGCAGAGTTCGCAATTTTCAGGTGGGAAAGTTTGGATAGTGAGTTTGACTAAAGAAAAAAGCTCTGTGCCCAAATTAACCTGGCCGCCGCTGCGATCGACCAGGCAGCCGGCTCCGGCGAGATTTCCGCCCGAGGCTTTGACCAGATCGATAACCTCTT includes:
- a CDS encoding homoserine kinase; this encodes MVKVKVPASTSNLGSGFDTFGLALQLYLTVEIDTIPMGLQIFNSGEGSSEIANDENNLVFKAVEKLFQTMGNKLPGLKIKTNNEIPLQRGLGSSAAAIIAGLICASELAGENLENDEILSIAADMEGHPDNVAACLYGGLTISCLDNSKILTRKIAVDESLNCVLMIPNDTISTKAAREVLPETVSHRDAVFNLQRSALLTEAFMSRNYEILSIAMKDKLHQPFRKHLIPGYDELEKTGYENGALGVCISGSGPTILGFSVTESEQLQKAWQGKIRELNIQANVVKTSCDNTGLVIE